The following proteins are encoded in a genomic region of Bradyrhizobium sp. SK17:
- a CDS encoding TRAP transporter large permease subunit, whose amino-acid sequence MITLEMMPPLMFGGLIVAMLIGYPVAFTLAAVGLSFGFLSIYLGFFDLNFLQAIPGRIFGSVLSNELLLAIPFFTFMGAILERCGLAEDMLDSMGQLFGPIRGGLGYSVIIVGFILGAITGTVAAQVIAMALISMPVMIRYGYNIRYITGVLAASGTITQLVPPSLVLIVLADQLGKSVGDMYLGAWGPSVFQILLFAGYTFLLGIFKPSHVPAVPLEARTLSGWALWKKCLLGIIPSAVLIFVVLGTMMMGLATPTEAGAMGAVGAIVLAAIHHKDFSATGRKVLIAGVIAGGIGTIVAMLYTENLIFKLAFAITYIAVVWICIEAVKIPDLRDLIKQGYETTMRITCMVTFILIGSTCFSVVFLGVSGGTWLEHHLTSLPGGVWGFLIFINIFIFFLAFFLDFFEIAFIILPMIAPIAQKVLAPVVGPEAALIWFGVMLCVNMQTSFLHPPFGFALFYLRGVAPKEVKSSDIYWGAMPWIGLQAIMVALVIAFPVVVTGLLDKPIDVDLNKVKIEVPQIDLPPLDFGQPKQ is encoded by the coding sequence CGGCTTCTTCGACCTCAACTTCCTGCAGGCGATCCCGGGCCGCATCTTCGGCAGCGTGCTGTCCAACGAGCTGTTGCTCGCAATCCCGTTCTTCACCTTCATGGGCGCGATATTGGAGAGATGCGGGCTCGCCGAGGACATGCTGGACTCGATGGGCCAGCTGTTCGGCCCGATTCGCGGCGGCCTCGGCTATTCCGTGATCATCGTCGGCTTCATCCTCGGCGCCATCACCGGCACCGTGGCGGCACAGGTGATCGCGATGGCGCTGATCTCGATGCCGGTGATGATCCGCTACGGCTACAACATCCGCTATATCACTGGCGTGCTGGCCGCGTCCGGCACCATCACGCAACTGGTTCCCCCCTCTCTCGTCCTCATCGTGCTCGCCGACCAGCTCGGCAAGTCGGTCGGCGACATGTATCTCGGCGCCTGGGGCCCGTCGGTGTTCCAGATCCTGCTGTTCGCCGGCTACACCTTCCTGCTCGGCATCTTCAAGCCGAGCCACGTGCCCGCGGTGCCGCTCGAGGCGCGCACGCTGTCCGGCTGGGCGCTATGGAAGAAGTGCCTGCTCGGCATCATCCCGTCGGCTGTGCTGATCTTCGTCGTGCTCGGCACCATGATGATGGGCCTTGCGACCCCGACCGAGGCCGGCGCCATGGGCGCGGTCGGCGCCATCGTGCTCGCCGCCATCCACCACAAGGATTTCAGCGCGACCGGCAGGAAGGTGCTGATCGCTGGCGTGATCGCCGGCGGCATCGGCACCATCGTCGCGATGCTCTACACCGAGAACCTGATCTTCAAGCTGGCGTTTGCGATCACCTATATCGCCGTGGTCTGGATCTGCATCGAAGCGGTGAAGATCCCGGACCTGCGCGACCTGATCAAGCAGGGCTATGAGACCACCATGCGCATCACCTGCATGGTCACCTTCATCCTGATCGGTTCGACCTGCTTTTCGGTGGTGTTCCTCGGCGTGTCCGGCGGCACCTGGCTTGAGCACCATCTGACCTCGCTGCCCGGCGGCGTCTGGGGCTTCCTGATCTTCATCAACATCTTCATCTTCTTCCTGGCGTTCTTCCTCGACTTCTTCGAGATCGCGTTCATCATCCTGCCGATGATCGCGCCGATCGCCCAGAAGGTGCTGGCGCCGGTGGTGGGCCCCGAGGCCGCGCTGATCTGGTTCGGCGTGATGCTGTGCGTCAACATGCAGACCTCGTTCCTGCATCCGCCGTTCGGCTTCGCGCTGTTCTATCTGCGCGGCGTGGCGCCGAAGGAAGTGAAGAGCTCCGACATCTACTGGGGCGCCATGCCCTGGATCGGGTTGCAGGCGATCATGGTGGCGCTGGTGATCGCATTCCCGGTCGTCGTCACCGGGCTGCTCGACAAGCCGATCGATGTCGACCTCAACAAGGTCAAGATCGAGGTGCCGCAGATCGACCTGCCACCGCTCGATTTCGGCCAGCCGAAACAATAA